The segment ACGAAACAAACTGACCATTGCTAGACAAGCGAATGCTCTGTTCCAGCATCACGATGGAGTCACCGGAACAGCCAAGGACCATGTTATGAGAGATTATGGAAACAAGTGATAGCTATTAATCTTGTAATTGGCTCAGTActaacttttttgttttcaggatGATCAAAGCCATTGATTCGGTCCAGCATGTGATTCAAATGAGTGCTCAGTATTTGCTATACAATCAGGTATTTTGCCGCTGTTCGAGGATTTTCGTGATTAGAACTTCTTGTGTTTTCAGGCCAATCCAGAACTGGATCCAAATGACATTTACTTCCACTTAGACGACACTAGGCCTAGGACTGGAGCTCTTTCAAAGAGAAACAAGATAACCTTTGGAGAGGGATTGGACACTAGGAAAGTTGTCCTTTTTAATTCGCTCAACAGAGCTCGTACTGAATTTGTGCGTCTCCGAGTTGCCAACTACAATGTTATGGTCAGTGCCAAAAAGCATTACAAGAAACTcatgcaattatattttaaatcatttaggTTACTGACCTAAGTCACCGACCACTTCCAAGCCAAGTGCAGCCTCTGTTTGACGAGATGGCATCGATGGTGGATGGCGAATATGAACTTCTGTTCATTGCCACAGTGCCTCCACTCTCGCTGTCCACATTCCTTATTTCTTGGACAAGCAATGCTGACGAACGGGCACCTCTGGCGTCTGTCTCTCTGGCCAACCATCAGGGCCAGCATAAACTGCACTCAGCTGAAGGCTTTGAGCAAATTGGCTCTTTGCCCGAAGGCCAAAACATCAAAGTTGATTCCCAGCAAATTTCAGCTATCTTCTCAAGTCACGGATTACTCAAATCAGTGTCAACGCAAGGAATTACAATGACCATTAAGCTTGAGTTTGTGCGGTATGGCGCTGTCGAAGGCAGGGAACGCAGCGGCGCTTACCTCTTCCTACCTGACGGACCTGCTAAAGTTATTATGCTTAAGCAGGCGCCCCTTGTGCGGGTTATTAGCGGACCGGTAGCCACCCAGATTGAAGTTCAGCACCCTTTTGTCCTGCACCAGGCCACTGTTTATAACTGTTCTGGTgaggttttgtttttaaattcatgaatatgatttttaagcatttttaactttttaaacaaaatgatatCAAGTGGAGTTTCTTAAACCCGTATGGTTGCAGGTGAAGTTGGTAGCTCTATCGAGATGGTCAATCTAGTAGAGCTGGTGAACGGTAAAAACATCGAAGTCGCAATGCGCTTGACATCAGACATCGAAAGTGGGGACACCTACTACACAGACCTAAACGCTTTCCAAATGATCGAACGGCGCCGCCAGCTGCATAAACTGCCTCTGCAGGCGCACTACTTTCCCATGTCGGGAATGGCATACATCGAGGATAGTGGAATCCGTCTCTCAGTGATTTCTGGACAGCCTTTGGGAGCTGCCTCTTTAAGCTCAGGACAGCTGGAAATCATGCAGGATCGAAGACTAGCGCAAGATGACAATAGAGGGCTCAATCAGGTCAGATTAAATGTTCCAAATAAtccagttatttatttttcaattttaatacctCATTTTGAGATATActaattcgtcctggtcccagtaaaattgcgcaactttcaacaaacaaacgcgaatttcctggttgcaagaaaaggtcaacaatcaattcgacaatgaaaatttgggtgtttgttgaacgttgcgcaattttaacgggaccaggacgatttgtATTTTGTACTACTAGTATTTTGAGATATATGTATTAGTCttataattcattatttccatgaatattttcaacaaacagTATCACACACCAAGTCACATccctcaataaataaaatcaatggtTGTAGGGTGTGGAGGACAATCATCCAACGCCAAACGTCTTCCGCCTGCTTCTCGAACGGAAGAGTTGCCATTCGGAACAATGGCCGCGGTCCTCCCTGGCCGCTCACTTATCTCACCAGTCCCTCTTGTGGCCGTTGGTGCATCTCATCGCCGCTGGTGACCCTTTGGTGCAACTGAAGGGTTCTTTCTCTCCTGAAACGAGCTCCGAGTGTGGCCTGCATGTGCTGAACCTGCGCACCAGCTGGCTGACAGAGCGGCCACGAGTTGGCCTTGTCATGCATCAACTGGCCTGGGATGAGTGTCTGCCGCCGCCCGTGGGCCTCAGCTGCACGCCACGCATGAGCAGCATGCTTAATGTCAGCGCCGTGCTACCCCTCTCCTTTGGAAGACAGATGCAAAAGTCATCGCTCACCTTCCTCCACACTGGCGAACATATGCCAACCAACACGAACCAGTCCCTGTGCCCCAACGAACTGGCCGCTTTCTTGCTTGCCTAATCCTCAGTTTGTCtgtgatttaaatatattatttcagatTGTTTCAGTCGTTCACATGCTCTGAAAAGATATAAATTCTTCCCTTCAgatgctttatttttcttaaccAGATTCAGATCACAATCCTACGTAGGTTAGatgaatttctttattttttgcaacagatatttatttacaagatGCCTTTAAGACATCTATTGAAATCATTCTTTGCAGCAACTCTTAATAATGTGCTTGGAGAAATTTTTACTATACATTATTCAAATGTATCAtcttgttgaataaaaaagctgcAAGGGCGATTTTTATACAAGTTTCGCCTTATTTCATGTAACTCCAttgacataaatatttatgcaacaAGATCCTTGGCATTCTCACgaaatattgtaaataatacTCAAGTCATAATGTGGTGGTAAAGTAGCAAAGTTTGTGTTAGATATAAATGAATATATGTTGTGAAAATAAgttgcacttttttaaacgCAACTAATGTGTGGATGGTTGTGATACGGCCACATTCCCTTAtgaattatcaataaaattatggtATTAATATTATACAAAACCAGTTTTATTAATGGACAGGCTCATAAATAGGAAAATGTGGTACACGATATTCAATCGTCATCATCTGATGTGAAATCCTCTGCATCCTCTGATGTATCCGAATCCTTGTTGCTTAGTACCATCAGTGAATCATCACTATCTTCTTGGTCCTCAGTTTGATTCGCTGGCAATGATCGGCCtgttttaagcaaaatttcgGTAACAACAGTAAATAGAAAcccattaaaaaatcaccatATTTAGCGATAACTGCTTCATTAGCCTTttcatcaattatttttcttattttgtcaGTTGTTGCTGAAGTTATCCAACCAAATTTCTCATGACAAGTTTTGAAAGGGGAGTCCACAAGCAAGTCTTGAATTTCTTTGACGTGAATATCGATCAACTAgattaaacaattattattacctAAGACAGAATTATATTTAGAAAACTACCTGGTACAAACTGTTGACTTGAGAAGGAATGTCGCCTTCTTTGAAAATATAGTCATCTTTCTCATCAAATCTTCGTCTTAAGTGTTTCCGCAACTCTAGAGATTGCGCTCTGAATTCAATTGTCTGCCACATTTTTGCATCTGGGTCTTTCCTCGGGTCGTAGCCATGTCGACACCAAGTCAGCCTCCAAGGTCCACCCTAAAATTTACCCATTGTATTTTGAATATCACCAGCAGAGACAACCAGTCTACCAGAAAAAAGAAGGACACACAGGGAAGGATAACTATAGCAGCATATTTGTCAATGTTGAGCGTGGAAAGAATAGCAGCTCGAGTCCACAGAGGGCGCTTCTTGAAGAGCTCCTCCGCAGCATTCACCTTGCTTTGGAGATCTTTGATTTTAGCTAATTTGATGGCACCAGGAATACGTTCATTGGGAAATTGCGCTGTCATGCTGAAGGGTACCCTCTGAGTGTGATTACGTCTTGAGACTCTTCCACTTGTAATGAGGGAGCGATTTGAGAATGAGTACATTGACGGCACGTCCATCCTAGACAGATTCATAGCCGTCAGGTAAAGTGGGGGCTCAACATCACTAGCCATCAGAGCCTTGGGGTTGGCTACTGTAGACAATGGGAACACAGTAGTGTCTGGGTCACCTGGGGGAAGAAACTGAAAGTCGCATAGGTCTGCGAGGGGGATGAAAGTAAATCACTTagttttttatcattattataaCGAGTTATCATACTTTTAAACGAGTAACTATCTTTAATCACTCCAACAACTGTCGCCTCGCCTCTGCAAAAAATACCTTCAATTAgagagtaaattaatattttagaattcaACTTACGACTTCTTTTTTACTCTCATGAGAACTGCATCAGTCTTTTCTAAGTCTCCATATGTCGATTTGTGAAACATACTGTCAGGATTGAAATTCAGTTCTAACTTTTGACCTCTAGAAAAAGTCTGAAACAATGCAagattattgttatttacatacatatttgaataataagatatatacatacatccacaaaataataatttacatagTAGTATTTACCTGCGAGAGGGCCGCATTGCCACCGAGGGCTTGGATAGCTTGCTGCACTCCTGAGTCTTTTACTATGCCAGGAAATTTAACACACGAAATTTCCGAAATAAAATCGTGATTGACTTCCCTTTGAGCCATCTTGCAGTCGGACagataatattaaaagttatgtaaatcaaatattatgggggactcacactttccgctcactcacacttctcgctctgatgggaagattcaatgttaatccctatcctagcgagaagtgtgagttgggcgaaaatggtgagtctgccatatcacatcatttttttcttttgacaacTAGATACATTACTGTCCCTTCAGCTCGGAACGGAATTCGACTGGAATTTTTCGAAAGCTACCTCTCGCTCTGCAACCAGCAACCACTAGACACACCGTCCTTACTAGACACTTGACTTGCTCAGTGATGCAGTGCACTCAAGTTCACTGCACACGCTAGCGCTACTCGCTTGCttgttgtgtttgttttgattttgcatGCGCACCTCAGCTCCCAGCTCCCACCGGCTCCCACGCTGCTCCCTGCACAAGATATAAAGAGAGTGCATGAAACGGagtagcaataaataaaaaagtttcttcGGCCGGGCGAAAATATACAGGAAAATATCATACTAaccaacttttaaaaataaaaacaaaatttcaatcaaatattaaagTCAATGAAATGCTCTTCAAAATCTAAGGtgagaaaaatgatgaattaacCGAATTAACTACTAAATGCACACCACATTAAAATGCCGCGCAACCGCACTATAGACCGTCTACAGCCAACAGCCGGTGCGGAGTTGCACGAGGAGAAGAGAAACGAGAAACGAGAGAAACCGCTGGTGCGCTCGTGCGCTGCTAGTGGTGGTACTCCGGTTCGTTTCATCGCGTTAAATGGCGGCTGTATGCTGACTAATAGCAAGTGTCAGCTTGgctaaaaacatcaaattcaGCTCCAAGATCGCTGCTGGGCTCGGAACTGCTCTTGGCGATCGGTATGGCAACCATTTCTTGCTCTAggaacatttaattaatcgaGCGGACCCCttttttttcgataaaataCAGTGGTTTTCGCTCGAGTTCTCCGTCGATTGTTGtctatttttacttttattcgTACCGAGTATGGCAAGTGTCATTGACTCTTATCCAGTGTACTACAGAAAATAGTACGTCACGCAGACACTGTTATTTGGTCCTTTTGCAACAAATTCTGTTTGTTTGGCCTAGTCACAATCAATTGTCACGATCATATGACTCAAATTGGTTGGAAAGCGattcatttaatattatttactccAAAGACGGCTAGAAGGGCTTGAAGTGAAAGTTTTCTCATACCTGTGCACTGGAGCAAGCACCTTGATCGCTACCTTGCATTCGCGTAAACTTAATAGTTTGCTTTAACCGCTATAACAACAacgttttcttaatttattattataattatttttgtaaggTTATTATGTGTATGAATCGCCACAACATTTTGTAGATATAATATATGATATCACCAAACAAAAGTTAATTGAATacacaacaaataaaaagatgtTTCACATTTTGAGTGTGTAcatacattattattatagctcaaagataaaaattgatctaACTCGATCACTGCtcagaattattaaaaatgctgtaATATATTCATATCTATAGTTAACATAGCTCAAATTTCCATCTTTAAAGCTAATAtatggaaaagctacagttcTCGCCGACTTTACCGTTTACACGCATCAAATCTGTCGTCCCTATACTAATAACATTGAaaggcgaaaactgtaactcggcgagAACTGTAATTCGGCGAGAACTGTAACTTTTTCATAATGTAATTCTAGATTTGTAACATGACTGCTGTCATTTAAAtactaatttcaaattgttatgtTCCTGTTTGTTCACAGGTTGTTAATGAATCTACCCTTTTATCagtgaacaaaatttatgtctttaacctttaattttgtgtgtgcaGATTTTCTCATGGAGTGCGGTGAGAGTAGCCTGCAAGAGAGCACTCATTGTCTTTCTGAGGACGAGGAGGCTTTATTGGTGGCCGAAAACGAGCCGCAAGACCGTACTTCCGAACCGTTCCTAATCGACAATATTTGTGATACGGCGCTGTCCGCCGAAAGCCTCAACGACAGCAGCTGCTTTAACATAACTGATTGGGACCAAGGCCCCTCCAGCTCCGGCTCGACAGAACCAATCCAGGAACCCTTCAAAGACATGGGCATCGATAGCAGTTGGTGAGTGTGCCTTTGCATAATTATATGGACCacaatgtttaattttattttctctcgccaGGTACACTGACGAAGACAGGGCAGAGTGTCCGTCCGCGTCACTAACACCTGTGAACGACCCTTTTGGCATGACTGATCCTGAGCCACCAGTCAGTACGCGCACCATTGGCAGAATCATCAGAGCGCATGGCTTCCTTTCTGATTCAACTGCCAGCTCAGAACCTTTGTCAGCCACTCCAAACAATCAAGTGGTACTCTTCAAGCCTGAAGGTTAgctcattttcaaatatttcatgattTATTGATGATTAAACAAACATATCTTATGTAATGTACAAGATTAATTTAACGCCACACTTGAAAGCTACTAGAAGCAAACCTTTATTTTCAGAGATagtttaaggaaaaatatatattaataatagtatgattaatttttctaaaatggtACAGACAATAAAtctaatcttaaaattaatgaagagaATGAACAACATGGATATGAATCCTGcgcgattttttattgcaatttggCGAATCCCAGGCCTTTTCAGCAAACCTGGCCCTGAAACTATCTACCAAGTCATCCAATTGCCGTCAAATAGGCGCAAATGAATTCAAAAGAGATAAACTAATTTACACACCGCTGGTAGTCACACCCCTGAACCAATAATTTTaaccttattaaaaaaagccattgattattttctttcaaggaaAAGGttgctttccttttttaatgcatTCTGTTTATACAACTtctttttactattttctcTGTTTCATTTAATGAATTCCCTTTAgggtaaaattagaatttaaacttaattttgcaaattttttggTTACTATTTTAAGCCAACAACACTCTTGATATTTTGgatacaacaaaaatttaaacatatatttgagtaaattaataaaattctatctcactagtttatttttttgcgaatttttcaaatgcattAGATTGTTTGGTGCAAATAGTTTGTCTCCATAACTGACTTGTTTTGCAGCGCACAGGAACTCCCAGTTTTTCTTCAGTACTTCCTCAGCCATGCTAACACCCAAACTTTTTTGAAATGCTTGCAGAGGATAGCGTGTTACGTGGCTCCTGTGGCTTGCGGAACCTTGGGAATACATGTTTCATGTCTGCCGGGATCCAGTGCTTAGCTGCCACACCTCCACTTGTGCGTTTTTTCCTATCTGAGCGAAATAAGTATGCAGATGGAAATGAGCACGAGGAAGCTTCATGTTCGAAGGGAACTTCCACTAAATCTGGTATGAGCGTCTTGTCTGGTGTGGTTATTAGCTTTTCTAATAGTTTGCCTCACTAGACTGCTCCCACAAGTTGATGCAAGACTTTTCCCGCCTCCTTTCCGATATTTGGGCAGGCAAAGAGAG is part of the Cloeon dipterum chromosome 1, ieCloDipt1.1, whole genome shotgun sequence genome and harbors:
- the l(2)37Cd gene encoding general transcription factor 3C polypeptide 5, which gives rise to MAQREVNHDFISEISCVKFPGIVKDSGVQQAIQALGGNAALSQTFSRGQKLELNFNPDSMFHKSTYGDLEKTDAVLMRVKKKSGEATVVGVIKDSYSFKNLCDFQFLPPGDPDTTVFPLSTVANPKALMASDVEPPLYLTAMNLSRMDVPSMYSFSNRSLITSGRVSRRNHTQRVPFSMTAQFPNERIPGAIKLAKIKDLQSKVNAAEELFKKRPLWTRAAILSTLNIDKYAAIVILPCVSFFFLGGPWRLTWCRHGYDPRKDPDAKMWQTIEFRAQSLELRKHLRRRFDEKDDYIFKEGDIPSQVNSLYQLIDIHVKEIQDLLVDSPFKTCHEKFGWITSATTDKIRKIIDEKANEAVIAKYGRSLPANQTEDQEDSDDSLMVLSNKDSDTSEDAEDFTSDDDD
- the alpha-Man-IIa gene encoding alpha-mannosidase 2, with the translated sequence MRLRKIFAMVGAATVLGGCVLLYLVLDLTLLPSSNHNAPLTRETHSNSRWGKQFESSLEKLEGDIKRNQNKVQEIKHAIDTISNFVNQRTESKEIDSNKFQNNLERNLYAGDEAETCPATSAEADINMLDLYNSIPFDNADGGVWKQGWNIEYNKQQWGPRRKLRIFLIPHSHNDPGWLKTFEDYYHSQTQAILTNLVNKLSEDSRRKFIWAEVSYLMLWWSEQGQENKDKMRRLVESGQLEIVTGGWVMNDEANSHFWAVVQQLTEGHEWLMQHLGVRPKHAWAIDPFGHSATNAYLLKKSQIAASLIQRVHYSVKKRLAQDKGLEFRWRQGWSNDKSDMLTHMMPFYSYDVPHTCGPDPKVCCQFDFKRLPGYGVTCPWRISPQPITKDNVRQRAELLLDQYRKKAQLYRTNVLLVPLGDDFRYDHSAEWDAQFNNYQALFDHLNSRQDLYVEAQFATLNDYFSALKIEVGGEKRLPSLTGDFFTYADRDDHYWSGYFTSRPYYKRLDRVLIGYLRAAEVIFSLAWSHGKATSSNGSPWLLSPHAGLRNKLTIARQANALFQHHDGVTGTAKDHVMRDYGNKMIKAIDSVQHVIQMSAQYLLYNQANPELDPNDIYFHLDDTRPRTGALSKRNKITFGEGLDTRKVVLFNSLNRARTEFVRLRVANYNVMVTDLSHRPLPSQVQPLFDEMASMVDGEYELLFIATVPPLSLSTFLISWTSNADERAPLASVSLANHQGQHKLHSAEGFEQIGSLPEGQNIKVDSQQISAIFSSHGLLKSVSTQGITMTIKLEFVRYGAVEGRERSGAYLFLPDGPAKVIMLKQAPLVRVISGPVATQIEVQHPFVLHQATVYNCSGEVGSSIEMVNLVELVNGKNIEVAMRLTSDIESGDTYYTDLNAFQMIERRRQLHKLPLQAHYFPMSGMAYIEDSGIRLSVISGQPLGAASLSSGQLEIMQDRRLAQDDNRGLNQGVEDNHPTPNVFRLLLERKSCHSEQWPRSSLAAHLSHQSLLWPLVHLIAAGDPLVQLKGSFSPETSSECGLHVLNLRTSWLTERPRVGLVMHQLAWDECLPPPVGLSCTPRMSSMLNVSAVLPLSFGRQMQKSSLTFLHTGEHMPTNTNQSLCPNELAAFLLA